In Pyxidicoccus xibeiensis, the genomic stretch GCCATGCCACCCGCAGGTCTTGCTCAGCGTGCGCTCAGCAGCGGGCTTTCATCCCGCGCGAGCCGCTTGTTTGACACCGGCGATACAGGCTTCGCGGATGGTTGCTCGTGGTTTCAAAGGTGCCGGACATGCGGTCTCCAGAATCCCATCTTCCGGGGCATTGTCCAAAATCGTGCTGACACTGAAATCCGGTCCGGGGTGTTCTCCCCCCTGGTGAAGCACGCTCGACGACACGGCCGGGAGACCGACGCTCCAGGTGCCCCAGGAGGGGGGACGGGCGAGAGGGCGGCCCTGGATGGCAGAGGGCGGAGCACCACCTTTGCGCTCAGCAATCCTCTCGAAGGAGGCCGTCCATGGCGCAGACCGGTAGCGATATCGAGACACTGAATTCCTTCCTCCGCGGGGAGATCTCCGCCGTGGAGACGTATCGCCAGGCGCTCGGGCATGTTTCAGACGACCGGCTGCGTGGGACGCTGGAGGAGTGCCAGCACGACCACGAGCACCGCGTGGGGGAGCTGCGCGAGCGCATCCGGAAGCTCGGGGGCGAGCCCGCGGAGAGCTCGGGCGTGTGGGGCACGTTCTCGAAGCTGGTCCAGGGGGGCGCCGACCTGCTGGGTGAGAAGACCGCCATCCTGGCCCTGGAAGAAGGCGAGGACCACGGGCTCAACGACTACCAGCGTGACGCGGACCAGGTCCACGGCGAGGCCCGCCGCTTCGTGAAGACGGAGCTGCTGCCCGCCCAGAAGCGCACCCACGAGCGGATGAGCCGCCTCAAGCGCACCCTGCACTGAGCGGGACGACCCGTCAGGTCGGGCCCGAGCGCCCGCCCCCCCGGCAGCCAGCCAGGCCTGGGGGGGGCGTGGCCGCTCCCGGGGTCCGCCATTGAATGCCACGCCGGCTCCCACGTCGGAGCCCGGCACCGCTCCGGGATGACCCGCCAGCGCCGCCCTCCCGGTGGGGTAGGGGGTCTGGAGGTTGTAGGAGCGGCATGCGATACCAGGAGCCTGCCAATGAGGCTCCAGGAGGCGTGGAATGTGGCTGGACGGCGGTTCATCGGGACGCGATTCGGGCTCCGGGAGTGATCGGCGCGCGGACGACCGTGTCGCCGAGCCCGTCGAGCCCGCCGAGTCGTCCGAGCCCTCCACGCCCGAGCCCGTGGCCGCGCCCCGGACGGAGGCTCCCCGGGCCGTGGCCTCCGGCGCGCTGATGGACGCCAGCCACGCGGGCACGCTGAGCGCGGGCTGCGAGGCGCTGTTCCGCTCCACCGATACCGCCCTCCAGTGGGCCTGGCGCGTGCTTCAGCTCACCAAGGCCGGCGCCGACGCGGGCACCCTGGCGAGCGCGGCCCGCCTCCGCGCGCTCGACTTCCTGGACCGCATCCCCCCGCACGTGCGCCGGAGCGTCGCGGAGCTGCTGGGCTACAGCAACCTGTGGCAGGCCGTCTGCACGCGCCTGGGCCGCCCCGTGGCCCGCTCCCACGAGGAGCTGCTGCGCGAGCTGGGCGAGGACCTGCAGTTGCTGCTGCGCGGGGCGCAGGCCCGGCTAGGCACCGCCGCCGCGCTGGAGCAGGGCCTCCTGGTCCACGTGGGCCGGCTGCGCGAGTCTCGCGCGGGCGAGCCGGGCGCGCCGCTGGAGCTGCGCGCCGCGGTGGATGCCTTCACCCACGCGGTGTCCGAGGTGATGGCCGCCGCCAGCGCCTACCGCCGCGCGTGGGAGGCCGCGGAGGCGGAGCTGGGCGAGTCCGCCGCGTGGCTCAACGCGGGGGACCCGGGCTTCGTCACCTGGCTGGCCGAGCACCTCGCCAGCACCGTCTTCCCCTGGCGCCAGGCCCACGCCGCCGTCCGCCTGCTGCGTGAGCTGGGCGCGCTGTCGGGCCAGCCGTAGCGCTCACGCCTCCACGAGCACGCGGTGCCGGTACAGCTCCAGCAGCACGTCCTCTGAAAGGTCCGCCTGCTTGTGCTCGCGCAGGTGCTGGCGCACCGCCTCCACGGGCTCGCGGCCGGTGAACTCCACCAGCAGGCCGTACGCCTCGCCCGGGAGCGCCAGGGCGTCGAACTCGCTGTACGCCCCCAGCGCCACGCCGCCGTCCGGCAGCCACTGCACGGTGGCGTCCGGGTTGAGCTTGAGGGTGCGCGGCAGCTTCGGCGACACGGCGGTGTCGTGCAGCTTCTCCAGCGTCTTCAGCTCGATGGTGCCGTCCAGGCCCAGCAGCTTCTCCAGCCCGTCCGGAGGCAGCTCCCGCACCAGGCGGTAGCAGGCGCGGTAGTAGTCGGCCTCGCGGCCCACGTACTCCTTCCACAGCTCGGCGTAGGCCCTGGCGGGCGGCGCGGTGTCGTCCAGGGCCTCCACGCTGAGCGGCGCGGCCTGCGTCTCCGCGCGGTCCTTCCCGGACAGGATGTAGTCGGGGAGCAGCTGGAGCGCCGTCCACCGCGAGAGCTGGATTTCCGCCAGCGTGAGGTACGTCTTCATCGACATGTAGAACTTGCGCCCGTCCGCGCCCGCCACGTACTTGCAGAAGAAGGTGGAGCAGACCGCCTCGCGGTACGGCCAGATGGTGCAGCCGCCGCTGTCCACCGCGAAGTACGGGCAGCGCAGCGACGCCGTCCGGCCGAAGAACTGGTGCCCGTTCTTGTAGAGGAAGTGGAACTTCGCCGGCGGCCGCACCCACTGCGGCGTCACGCCCACGCGGCTGGCCAGCTTCTCCTCCATGCGCCGCCGCCCCTCCGCCAGCTCCGGGCGGTCGTCCGACAGGAGCGCGCCCACGAGGTAGTTGGGCAGGCGCGGCGAGTACGTGCAGCACTTGGTGTCCGGCCGGAAGAAGCGATTCACCCCGTCCACGGACTCCACCGCGTTGGGGACGTTCTCCCGGCACATGGCGCAGGCCGAGCAGGTGGCCTTCGTCTCGTCCGGGACGTCCTGGCGGAAGAAGTCGGGGAGCAGCTCGCGGTAGAGCTGGGGGAGGGTGTCGAGGAGGCGGGGCATGGTGGGCTCTCTGGGAGTTCAGCTCGCGGCGGTGTCGTCCCACTGGACGCGGTAGGTGCAGGAGTCGGGGCCCTGGCGGGTGCGGGTGATGACGAGCCCCTTCACGCCGATGCGCTGGAGGCCTTCCTCCAGCACACCCTCCACGAAGCCCTCGGTGGCCTCGGGCTCGTTGAACCAGAGGTCCGCGGCGTTGGGGCTGACGACCTCGAGCCGCGTCTCCGTGAAGTTGTTGCCGCTGCGGAAGTTGTGCGTCATCCGCCCCAGCGAGCGCATGGTGCCGAGAACGCGGGCCATGGCGAGCACCGAAGCGCCCATCAGCGTCTGCGCGTAGCCCTCAATCATCCGCCGGGCGAGCCGCCTGCGTGCCTCGTCCAGCGGCACGTCCGGGTGCAAGGTGCGGCCCGTCTCGTCCAGGCAGCGCACCCAGACGGCGTGCGGGTAGGCCGCTTGCAGCGGCGCGTCCAGGTCCAGGCCCAGCGCCTTCAGCCGGGCCTTGAGCTCCGGCGTCAGGTCGCCATCCAGCGTCCTGCCATACAGGCTGTCCACCGTGTTGCCGAAGATGACGCGCTCGTCGCTCATGTGACAGGTCCCCCCAGGAAGGCCGGGGTGGGGTGTGCCCGGCCGGCGCGCATTCTTCCCAGAGGCACCCTCCGTCTGTCCATGGACGCCTCGTGGCGCCGGTGGCTATCCTGGGGCTTCACCGGTACAGGAGGCACTCATGCGACGTACCCTCGCGGCGTTGCTGTTCACCTTCGGGCTCGCGGCATGCGGTGGAGTGGAGGCACCTCCAGAGGCGCCTCCAGCTGAGGCGGAGGACACGCACAGCGCCATGGTGGGGTTCTGCAGCAGCACTCTGCAGGAGTGCGCGGGCGTGAACGGTCAGTCGTGCCGGCCTGGCAGAACGACCTCCTGTTGCTACGAAGGGTATCAGTACCCCTGCACGTGCCTGTCCAATGGCATCTGGGCGTGCCACGTCCCTTGACGGTCGTAGCAAGGCTCCCTTCGCATCAGGGCTGAGCGGAGCAGGTGATTGCGCCGCCCTGGAACTTCAGGGCCGGCGTGGTGAGGGCCGGGAGTGTACCCGCTCGGGACTCCGGGTGCCGTCGAGGTCGGGATGCGCGAGGATGCCGTCATGCGACGGAGCACGGTTCTCGGAGTCCTTCTGGGCGGCGTCCTCCTCGGAGGCGCGGCGGGCGCGCAGGAGGGAACTCGCCGTGGCTCGCGGGCTCCGCTGCCCGAGCGCTTCGTGGCCGCGGCTCGCGAGGTGCTCGGGGTGCCGTACCTCCTCGGCGGCCGGCTGCGCCAGCCGGGCGAGGGCATCGACTGCCAGGGCGTCCTGTTCTACGCCGCAGAGCGGGTGGGGCGGTGCGGCTGGAAGTCCTTCTCGGTGCTGCCCACCGTCTCGGTGCCGTCCGGTGAGCTGGGCGCCGCCGTGCCCGGCATGGCGCCCGTGGCCTCGTCCGCGCTCGACGTGTCGCGGCTGCGCGCCGGTGACGTGCTGTGGCTGGTGGGCTTCTCGCCCAACCCCGCCGAGCCCTCCATCGGCGAGCTCCAGGGCCGGCCCGTCTGGGTCTGGCACACGGGGCTCTACAGCGGAGGCGGCCGGTGGATTGTCGGTGACCACTTCGCCGGGGAGGTCGTGGAGGTGGACCTCGTCGCATACCTCGCCGCGCACGCGGACACCTACTCGGGGCTCATCGTCACCCGGATGGAGGCGGAGCCGCGGCCCGCCCGCTGCCGCCGTCACCCGCCCATGCAGAGCCCCACGGCCGGTGTGCCGGATGGCGGGCGGTGACTTCCACCACGGCCCACGGAGTGCGAACCCCGCGGGCCGCGGAGGCACGGCGGCTCAGCAGCCGCAGGCGGCGGTGAAGTTCCGGTACTGGCGCTCCGTATGCGTGTAGGTGCCGGCCTCGTTGAAGCACACGCGGTAGCTCATCTGCTCG encodes the following:
- a CDS encoding DUF2378 family protein, coding for MSDERVIFGNTVDSLYGRTLDGDLTPELKARLKALGLDLDAPLQAAYPHAVWVRCLDETGRTLHPDVPLDEARRRLARRMIEGYAQTLMGASVLAMARVLGTMRSLGRMTHNFRSGNNFTETRLEVVSPNAADLWFNEPEATEGFVEGVLEEGLQRIGVKGLVITRTRQGPDSCTYRVQWDDTAAS
- a CDS encoding NlpC/P60 family protein, which produces MRRSTVLGVLLGGVLLGGAAGAQEGTRRGSRAPLPERFVAAAREVLGVPYLLGGRLRQPGEGIDCQGVLFYAAERVGRCGWKSFSVLPTVSVPSGELGAAVPGMAPVASSALDVSRLRAGDVLWLVGFSPNPAEPSIGELQGRPVWVWHTGLYSGGGRWIVGDHFAGEVVEVDLVAYLAAHADTYSGLIVTRMEAEPRPARCRRHPPMQSPTAGVPDGGR
- a CDS encoding DUF2383 domain-containing protein → MAQTGSDIETLNSFLRGEISAVETYRQALGHVSDDRLRGTLEECQHDHEHRVGELRERIRKLGGEPAESSGVWGTFSKLVQGGADLLGEKTAILALEEGEDHGLNDYQRDADQVHGEARRFVKTELLPAQKRTHERMSRLKRTLH